In a single window of the Hymenobacter sp. YIM 151858-1 genome:
- a CDS encoding ferritin-like domain-containing protein, which yields MLKAQPNSVPQQDLPEKLLAPVERRAFLRYGSAALALTGLALAGCGQDPADSLELNAASVQERGENALVDVGSGDFGVLNYAYALEQLESAFYDRVLAGSYHRRASAAENYALFDIHEHEKVHRDFFKAAIAALGGTPIPNLAPDFSGIDFDSRTSVLTAARTFEDLGVAAYNGAGPLLRSPELLGIAGKIVSVEARHAALIRDIIQDGTFVGPDVVDLRTGLNQSLRPAQVAALANRFLQPGSRLNVSGLSRG from the coding sequence ATGCTGAAAGCTCAACCCAATTCCGTTCCGCAGCAGGACCTGCCGGAAAAACTTCTGGCGCCGGTGGAGCGCCGTGCTTTCCTGCGCTACGGGAGCGCAGCTTTGGCTTTAACCGGACTAGCCCTGGCCGGCTGCGGGCAGGATCCGGCGGACTCCCTGGAGCTGAACGCGGCCAGCGTCCAGGAGCGGGGCGAGAACGCCCTAGTGGACGTGGGCAGCGGGGATTTCGGCGTGCTGAATTACGCCTACGCCCTGGAGCAGCTGGAGTCGGCCTTTTACGACCGGGTGCTGGCGGGCAGCTACCACCGGCGCGCCTCCGCGGCCGAGAACTACGCCCTGTTCGACATTCACGAGCACGAAAAGGTCCACCGCGACTTTTTCAAGGCGGCCATCGCGGCCCTGGGCGGCACGCCCATCCCCAACCTGGCCCCGGACTTCTCGGGCATCGACTTTGACAGCCGCACGAGCGTGCTGACCGCCGCCCGCACCTTTGAGGACTTAGGCGTGGCGGCCTACAACGGGGCCGGGCCGCTGCTGCGCAGCCCGGAGCTGCTCGGCATTGCTGGCAAGATCGTATCGGTGGAGGCCCGCCACGCGGCCCTGATCCGGGACATCATCCAGGATGGCACGTTCGTGGGGCCCGACGTGGTGGATTTGCGCACCGGGCTTAACCAGTCGCTGCGGCCGGCGCAGGTGGCCGCGCTGGCCAACCGCTTTCTGCAGCCGGGCTCCCGGCTTAACGTGAGCGGCCTGAGCCGGGGCTAG